Proteins from one Oscillatoria nigro-viridis PCC 7112 genomic window:
- a CDS encoding photosystem II high light acclimation radical SAM protein yields MESRENRVLYVRLPCNPIFPIGVVYLSDHVHKLFPDVEQRIFDLGAVPPLDFAKALDASIDEFKPTLLVFSWRDIQIYAPVGGRGGNPLQNAFEFYYAKNPLIKFRGALGGLRLAASYYTELWRNLGLIKRGLKRARKYRPEARAVVGGGAVSVFYEQLGRSLPAGTVVSVGEGEALLEKLIKGEDLAEERCYVVGETLPRAKLIHEKPANIEKTACDYNYIETIWPEFSYYLQDMDFYVGVQTKRGCPHNCCYCIYTVIEGKQVRINPADEVVAEMRQLYDRGIRNFWFTDAQFIPARKFIDDAVELLQKIIAAGMDDIHWAAYIRADNLTPELCDLMVKTGMNYFEIGITSGSQELVRKMRMGYNLRVVLENCRDLKAAGYNDVVSVNYSFNVIDETFETIRQTIAYHRELERIFGADKVEPAIFFIGLQPHTILEEYAFKKDILQPGYDPMSLMPWTARKLLWNPEPLGSFFGQICLEAWQRNSHDFGREVMAILEEKLGCADLEDALTAPVEIKDKQLTAVN; encoded by the coding sequence TGTCTATCTTTCGGATCACGTACACAAGCTGTTTCCCGATGTCGAACAGCGCATTTTCGATTTAGGTGCCGTACCCCCCCTGGATTTCGCTAAAGCTTTGGATGCCAGCATAGACGAGTTTAAGCCGACTCTGCTAGTTTTCTCTTGGCGGGACATTCAAATTTACGCGCCCGTCGGCGGCCGGGGCGGCAATCCGCTGCAAAATGCCTTCGAGTTTTACTACGCCAAAAATCCGCTGATCAAGTTCCGGGGAGCCCTCGGAGGACTGCGTTTAGCAGCGTCTTACTACACCGAACTCTGGCGCAATTTGGGACTGATCAAGCGCGGATTGAAGCGGGCCCGGAAATACCGCCCCGAAGCTCGTGCAGTGGTCGGAGGCGGTGCTGTGAGCGTGTTTTACGAGCAGTTGGGCCGCAGTTTGCCGGCGGGAACAGTGGTTTCGGTGGGGGAAGGCGAAGCTTTGCTGGAGAAGTTGATTAAGGGCGAAGATTTGGCCGAGGAAAGGTGTTATGTGGTGGGAGAAACCCTGCCGCGCGCGAAGCTAATTCACGAAAAGCCAGCCAACATCGAGAAAACCGCTTGCGACTATAACTACATCGAAACCATTTGGCCGGAATTTTCCTATTATCTACAGGATATGGACTTCTACGTGGGAGTCCAAACCAAGCGCGGCTGTCCTCACAATTGCTGTTACTGCATTTATACGGTGATTGAAGGGAAACAAGTGCGGATCAATCCGGCGGATGAGGTGGTGGCGGAGATGCGGCAATTGTACGATCGAGGTATCCGCAATTTCTGGTTTACCGACGCTCAATTTATCCCCGCACGCAAATTCATCGACGATGCAGTTGAATTATTGCAAAAAATCATCGCCGCCGGCATGGACGACATACACTGGGCCGCTTACATCCGTGCGGACAATCTCACACCCGAGTTGTGCGATTTGATGGTAAAAACGGGGATGAATTACTTTGAAATCGGCATCACCAGCGGTTCTCAGGAACTGGTTCGTAAAATGCGAATGGGCTACAACTTGCGAGTAGTTTTGGAAAATTGTCGCGATTTAAAAGCAGCCGGTTACAACGATGTGGTTTCCGTGAATTACTCATTTAACGTCATTGACGAAACCTTTGAAACCATCCGGCAAACTATTGCTTATCACCGAGAATTAGAGCGTATTTTCGGAGCAGATAAAGTGGAACCAGCTATTTTCTTTATCGGGTTACAGCCGCACACGATTTTGGAAGAATACGCCTTTAAAAAGGATATTCTGCAACCGGGTTACGATCCCATGAGTTTGATGCCTTGGACAGCGCGCAAGTTGCTGTGGAATCCCGAGCCTTTGGGTTCGTTTTTCGGACAAATTTGTTTAGAAGCTTGGCAGCGTAATTCCCATGATTTCGGCCGCGAAGTGATGGCAATTCTGGAGGAAAAACTCGGCTGTGCCGATTTGGAAGACGCATTAACCGCGCCTGTGGAAATCAAAGACAAACAGTTAACCGCAGTTAATTAA
- a CDS encoding pre-16S rRNA-processing nuclease YqgF, with the protein MILGFDPGKDKCGIAVMGRDKKVCYHQVVPSESAISTIQSLCGQFPIELLVIGDQTTSKSWKQKLTQSLSPEIEIVQVDERYSSLEARERYWQMYPPTGLSRLIPEGMRTPPRPVDDIVAIVLIQRYLNKS; encoded by the coding sequence ATGATTTTAGGTTTCGATCCGGGTAAAGACAAATGCGGCATAGCTGTAATGGGTAGAGATAAGAAGGTCTGCTACCATCAAGTTGTACCCTCCGAAAGTGCAATTTCTACTATTCAATCTTTGTGCGGACAGTTTCCCATTGAGTTATTGGTGATCGGAGATCAAACGACTTCTAAGAGTTGGAAACAAAAACTGACGCAGAGTTTGTCGCCGGAGATCGAAATTGTTCAGGTGGACGAGAGGTACAGCAGTTTAGAAGCGAGGGAACGCTACTGGCAAATGTACCCTCCGACGGGACTTTCTCGCTTGATTCCCGAGGGAATGCGGACGCCGCCGAGACCGGTGGACGATATTGTGGCGATCGTCCTAATTCAGAGGTATTTGAACAAAAGTTAG
- a CDS encoding DUF3084 domain-containing protein, translating into MTAGYILVFVILVLGGVIATVSDRLGTKVGKARLSLFKLRPRDTAVVVTVMAGSILSALTLGILFATSKPLRTGVFRIDEIQKRLNNARREINQATQEKNRVESELARARAAQAQARANLEQINQSLQAANAEQARTQTKLNSLRAQLNSVQAAKSKTEEQLSQVEAAKSQTEEQLSSVEAAKSRTEEQLKLVETARSTTQAQLARTENQLKTVSAQKMTLGSEIAQLQEERQQLIEQREQVKTQIAQRDREIAKREREIAKRDAEIVDRNELIAQRDKEIAQRVQNLAERDRTIVERDKVIAEREALLETLAQQQTQLEQQQTLLQQQVQVLERDFQAIREGTVAIRRGQILAAGVVRIIEPGMASRAIDRLLQEANKTTVGLMQPENKKVRDQVIQITKAEIDQLINQVKDGQDYVVRIVAGANYLREEKVIKVFAEAEINRVVFRAGDVIAGVAVDPVTLTDEQVRQQLLQLIEACQFRARLIGVVGGRVQVADNQVETLAGFIERLQQYEKPLDVQAIAADVTYIAGPLKIDLVALENGAVVFRTGQQKQGPGDLKIKN; encoded by the coding sequence ATGACTGCTGGATACATCCTGGTATTTGTAATTTTAGTGTTGGGGGGTGTGATCGCCACTGTCAGCGATCGCCTTGGGACGAAAGTCGGCAAGGCAAGGTTGAGCTTGTTCAAACTTCGCCCCCGCGATACTGCTGTTGTTGTGACAGTAATGGCCGGCAGCATCCTGTCAGCACTGACTCTGGGCATTTTGTTTGCGACTAGCAAGCCGCTGCGAACCGGAGTTTTTAGAATAGACGAGATTCAAAAACGGCTCAACAACGCCCGCCGAGAAATCAACCAGGCCACTCAAGAAAAAAATCGAGTTGAAAGTGAATTAGCTCGAGCCAGAGCCGCTCAAGCGCAAGCTAGAGCCAATTTAGAGCAAATTAATCAATCCCTCCAAGCAGCTAATGCCGAGCAAGCTCGGACGCAAACAAAATTAAACTCGCTGCGGGCTCAGCTCAACAGCGTGCAAGCAGCCAAGTCTAAAACTGAAGAGCAGTTAAGTCAGGTAGAAGCGGCTAAATCCCAGACAGAAGAACAGCTCAGCAGCGTGGAAGCAGCTAAATCCCGCACCGAAGAACAATTGAAACTGGTTGAAACTGCCCGATCGACTACACAAGCTCAGCTCGCTCGCACCGAGAACCAATTGAAAACAGTTTCGGCTCAAAAAATGACTTTAGGCTCGGAAATCGCCCAACTGCAAGAAGAGCGCCAACAGTTAATCGAGCAGCGGGAACAGGTAAAAACTCAAATTGCCCAGCGCGATCGAGAAATTGCCAAGCGAGAGAGAGAAATTGCCAAGCGAGACGCAGAAATTGTCGATCGCAACGAACTAATTGCCCAGCGAGACAAGGAAATTGCCCAGCGGGTGCAAAATCTCGCCGAGCGCGATCGAACTATTGTCGAGCGCGACAAAGTAATTGCCGAGAGGGAAGCACTCCTAGAAACCTTGGCACAGCAACAAACTCAGCTCGAACAGCAACAAACTTTATTGCAGCAGCAAGTGCAAGTTTTGGAACGCGATTTTCAGGCAATCCGCGAGGGTACAGTTGCCATCAGGCGCGGTCAAATTTTAGCTGCTGGCGTAGTTCGCATTATTGAACCCGGTATGGCGAGTCGGGCGATCGATCGGCTCTTGCAAGAAGCAAATAAAACCACCGTCGGACTCATGCAGCCGGAAAATAAGAAGGTTAGAGACCAGGTTATTCAAATTACTAAAGCTGAAATCGATCAACTAATTAATCAGGTTAAAGACGGTCAAGATTACGTGGTGCGAATTGTCGCCGGCGCTAATTACCTGCGGGAAGAAAAGGTAATTAAGGTATTTGCAGAAGCAGAAATCAATCGAGTTGTGTTCCGCGCTGGAGATGTGATTGCAGGAGTTGCTGTCGATCCCGTGACTTTGACCGACGAACAGGTGCGGCAGCAGTTGCTGCAATTGATAGAAGCTTGTCAATTTCGCGCTCGCCTGATCGGTGTTGTCGGCGGTAGAGTACAAGTTGCCGACAATCAGGTTGAAACTTTAGCTGGTTTTATCGAGCGATTGCAGCAGTACGAGAAACCTCTGGACGTTCAGGCGATCGCAGCAGATGTCACTTACATCGCCGGCCCGCTTAAAATAGATTTAGTGGCTCTAGAAAACGGAGCCGTTGTTTTCCGCACCGGGCAACAAAAACAAGGCCCAGGAGACTTGAAAATTAAAAATTAA